A window of Juglans regia cultivar Chandler chromosome 7, Walnut 2.0, whole genome shotgun sequence contains these coding sequences:
- the LOC108995041 gene encoding classical arabinogalactan protein 25, with protein MASFWFHLLLIMAFMASPLLSLSSQLDSKASNISATPSFLANPLPPVSPFQELSPDIAPLLPSPGGVVPTSTGSSVPTIPSSPSPPNPDVLAAAGPDSAFSPFGSLPASSTAPKILVSYLNIAVFAGLAAYWSVQLLRRIQG; from the coding sequence ATGGCCTCCTTTTGGTTTCATTTATTGCTCATCATGGCTTTCATGGCCTCCCCTTTGCTTTCTTTATCTTCTCAGCTCGATTCTAAAGCCTCCAATATCTCAGCTACACCATCGTTCCTGGCAAACCCTCTTCCACCTGTATCTCCGTTTCAAGAATTGTCCCCAGACATTGCTCCACTTTTGCCTTCTCCTGGTGGTGTAGTGCCTACTTCAACTGGGTCGTCAGTGCCCACCATTCCTTCAAGCCCCAGCCCTCCGAATCCCGATGTGTTGGCTGCAGCTGGCCCTGACTCTGCGTTTTCTCCATTTGGGTCATTGCCGGCGTCTTCTACGGCACCCAAAATCCTGGTTTCGTACTTAAACATAGCTGTCTTTGCAGGTTTAGCTGCATATTGGTCTGTGCAGCTGCTTAGGAGGATACAGGGC